Within Actinomycetota bacterium, the genomic segment CGACCCGAGGAGGCCGGCCATGGACAGGGTGATGGTGGAGACCAGCCGCATCCGGACCCACTGCTTCGTCAGCGGGCCCGACGACGGGGTGCCGGTGCTGCTGGTCCACGGCAACATCACCACCGGCCGGTTCTGGCAGGACGTGGCCGACGGGTTCCCCGGCGGCTACCGGCTGGTCGCGCCTGATCTCAGATCGTTCGGGCGGACCGAGCGCAAGCCGGTCGACGCCACCAGGGGCCTGCGCGACTGGAGCGACGACCTGCACGCCCTGGTCGAGGCGCTCGGCTGGGCCGGGAACCGTCGGCTGCACGTCGCCGGCTGGTCCAACGGCGGCGGGGTCGTGCAGCAGTACGCCATCGACCACCCCGACCAGCTGGCCAGCGTCACCCTGGTCGCACCGCTGTCCCCGTACGGGTTCGGGGGCAGCAAGGACGTCGACGGGACCCCGTGCTGGGACGACTGGGCGGGGACGGGCGGGGGCACGGCCGCCCCCGACTTCGTCCGGCGCATGGCCGCCGGCGACACCTCCGAGGACGACCCGGTGTCCAGCCCCCGGGTGGTGATGCGGACGTTCTTCTGGTCGCCCGCCTACAAGGCGCCCGACGAGGACGAACTCATGGACGAGGTGCTGCTGACCGCCGTCGGCGACACCGCCTACCCGGGCGACGTGACCACCTCGCCCAACTGGCCGGGGGTGGCCCCCGGGCGCTCGGGGGTCAACAACGCCTTCTCCGGCAAGTGGTGCGACACCAGCGCCTTCGCCGACCTGCCGGTCAAGCCGCCCGTGCTCTGGCTCCGCGGCGACCAGGACCAGGTGATCTCCGACGCGTCGATGTTCGACTTCGGCACCCTGGGCCGGCTTGAGGCGGTGCCCGGCTGGCCGGGCATGGAGGTGTACCCGCCCCAGCCCCAGATCGCCCAGACCCGGGCCATGCTGGACCGCTACCAGGCCGGCGGCGGCTCGGTCCGCGAGCTGGTCTTCTCCGGCTGCGGCCACGGCCCCCCGATCGAGCGCTCGGCCGAGGTCCGCGAGCAGCTCCTGGTCCACGTCCGGGACGCCGGCTGAGGCCGCCGACCTCCCCGGAGTTCCGCTCCCGCGCTGGTACGCTCGGCCGGCCATGAAGGTGCTCGCGTGGTGCTCGGGCTGGCCGGGCTGCTCCTGGCCACCACCGGCTACGACGTGGTCGGCGCCGTGGTCGCCGTCGACGACTTCTGGAGCCGCGCCCCCGGGACCGGGCAGCGGGTCTGGTGGGTGTGGATCTTCGGCGACCTGATCGCGTTCGCGGTCATCCTCGGCTTCCCCCTGACCGCGGCCCTGGTGGCGCGGCTGGCCGCGGCGTTCCGGGAGCGGGCCTGGGGGTCGTTCG encodes:
- a CDS encoding alpha/beta fold hydrolase; amino-acid sequence: MDRVMVETSRIRTHCFVSGPDDGVPVLLVHGNITTGRFWQDVADGFPGGYRLVAPDLRSFGRTERKPVDATRGLRDWSDDLHALVEALGWAGNRRLHVAGWSNGGGVVQQYAIDHPDQLASVTLVAPLSPYGFGGSKDVDGTPCWDDWAGTGGGTAAPDFVRRMAAGDTSEDDPVSSPRVVMRTFFWSPAYKAPDEDELMDEVLLTAVGDTAYPGDVTTSPNWPGVAPGRSGVNNAFSGKWCDTSAFADLPVKPPVLWLRGDQDQVISDASMFDFGTLGRLEAVPGWPGMEVYPPQPQIAQTRAMLDRYQAGGGSVRELVFSGCGHGPPIERSAEVREQLLVHVRDAG